A single region of the Epinephelus moara isolate mb chromosome 12, YSFRI_EMoa_1.0, whole genome shotgun sequence genome encodes:
- the znf106b gene encoding zinc finger protein 106 — MAKVQTPNEKVVKPPVKKKNNHNSKNYKNTKRNYCILCRRFHMKHEAQEHVHSMLHHRELETVLGKDSFHECQACKASSMGLNEYARHISTAEHKAKLKSLTQKKVKALSLFKTLDKETMGQILERNKTLKKEEKKAMKKKKKKLKQIAGQKRAAMQQGGSRKNMAVSNVARPEKSKQVNTRILKQGTYQQERNDAVVQNKENKVSSLQRPLYQRESVLQSQSGRLTYLSGEPAGRTLHCSNVRDQSTQSAQQPDNYSVKTESSQSDRLNRRPQGGVTNKPGQKSWPTNSQNDYYNKQYDGDFTSDQLPHNGAIIFGHGQNESTESSQPGREGSAHHASASGSANAAPIRDVDISAMLRQIRRALGVREPCRADREARKQSSEAGVRVTEKESPTGGSCRRHAKEATLPVTSAAAPSVQSSQVNSPARASHSGVSSSSVAPPEPKQTTFRTTQGATQQCEKSSVSASDSNRALNSKERESQAPPDSQTSEPTSNITRRIRIAHRSATVQGGNAAGLKPTLNKVFSLSGGSSKSNWREMYEERKKQARGKSMPRFGIQLANPLSNQQSSTQAESDTTLSEGFHWESFPNSPSAAHWTGLPPPPQDTVYNDSRTETQSAPQVQEPLEPQEGCSRQTVHAVSVKMEQRCEDENGDLRASSGASKRKHNMYDDVSDKQSSGKKKKTKSNTDQGQMDQLLAVSLREDELSHSLQDLDRSLIQARSALQAAYTEVQRLLLLRQQFTAEINSLRAQRIEILQGMQGGYSGASTITERATTSPAGARLSPLPSSSAFPTQPSPTNPVSSISPLALTAMQVKQEIFQQSAAGQASQFAKMLPCNSETPQVPATQPVPLFPADLLPSLLLPSTSLAAPTTAVTSLKQLQSEPSVSPNVNQQTVRLASEEAQPADSDSEEEAGGNLSTEQVKGKEPAAEKSDSTSAPKRGQNASAAASDDDGGSESDASVKMMEPSNPVVIDIDESDNEDAPDDPVQQEPPEKSVSVEFNSSSTQAVQDNDAERKVQPTAVPVKDASVPLEGVENEEPSVGAFLNHTGPVHGLQVHEGRLYTCSGDNTARAYGLMNREYQAVFEGHTNKVNCLLVASFPNMPARLYTGSSDQTIRCYSIKTTKCLEQITLSDRVLCLHTAWNILFAGLANGSVASYDLKTLKQLDVFECHGPRGVSCLGTAQEGARRVLLVGSYDSTISVRDAKSGLLLRTLEGHTKTVLCMKVVNDLVFSGSSDTSVHAHNIHTGELVRIYKGHGHAVTSIVILGKVMVTACLDKLVRVYELQSHDRLQVYGGHNDMVMCMAIHKSVIYTGCYDGSVQAVKLNLMKNYRCWWQNCALIFGMAEHLLQHLVKDHTNLNLQSVKCRWRGCSTFFGKQQCVRQKLPEHMQNHAENDSKVQL, encoded by the exons ATGGCAAAGGTTCAAACCCCAAATGAAAAGGTGGTGAAACCCCCTgtgaagaaaaagaacaacCACAACTCTAAAAACTACAAGAACACCAAAAGGAACTACTGTATTCTGTGTCGCAGGTTTCATATGAAACAT GAAGCACAAGAGCATGTGCATAGTATGCTGCATCACAGGGAGCTGGAGACTGTGCTGGGCAA GGATTCATTTCATGAGTGTCAGGCGTGTAAGGCCTCCTCCATGGGTTTAAACGAGTACGCTCGGCACATCTCCACCGCTGAACACAAAGCCAAATTGAAGAGCTTGACGCAGAAGAAGGTGAAGGCCCTCTCTCTGTTCAAGACTCTGGACAAAGAGACCATGGGCCAGATCCTGGAGAGAAACAAGACACTAAAAAAAGAGGA gAAGAAagcaatgaaaaagaaaaagaagaaactgaAGCAGATAGCTGGTCAGAAGCGTGCAGCCATGCAACAGGGAGGCAGCCGTAAAAACATGGCGGTGTCCAATGTAGCGAGGCCGGAAAAATCCAAACAAGTGAACACGAGGATACTGAAACAGGGAACGTACCAGCAGGAGAGAAATGATGCTGTTGTTCAAAACAAAGAGAATAAAGTATCCAGTCTGCAAAGACCTCTTTACCAAAGAGAATCAGTTTTGCAGTCTCAAAGTGGAAGATTGACTTATTTGTCAGGAGAACCTGCAGGTCGAACTCTGCATTGCTCTAATGTTCGAGACCAGTCCACCCAATCAGCACAGCAGCCTGACAACTATTCAGTCAAAACTGAGAGCTCCCAGTCGGACAGACTTAATAGGAGACCACAAGGAGGTGTCACTAACAAGCCGGGACAAAAATCATGGCCTACCAACAGCCAGAATGACTATTACAACAAGCAGTATGATGGAGACTTCACCAGTGACCAGCTTCCTCATAACGGAGCCATCATCTTTGGTCACGGCCAAAATGAGAGCACGGAATCTTCTCAGCCAGGACGAGAAGGTTCAGCTCACCATGCTTCAGCGAGTGGATCTGCCAATGCAGCTCCCATACGGGATGTCGACATCAGCGCGATGCTCCGTCAAATCAGAAGAGCGCTTGGTGTGAGGGAGCCGTGCAGAGCTGACCGTGAAGCCCGGAAGCAGAGCAGTGAGGCGGGTGTCCGGGTGACTGAGAAAGAGTCGCCGACAGGCGGCTCCTGTAGGAGGCACGCCAAGGAGGCTACACTTCCCGTCActtctgctgcagctccatctGTGCAGTCTTCACAGGTCAACAGCCCTGCTCGTGCATCCCATTCTGGCGTTTCTTCGTCCAGTGTTGCTCCTCCTGAGCCAAAGCAGACGACATTTAGAACGACACAGGGAGCGACACAACAGTGTGAGAAAAGCTCAGTGTCTGCAAGTGACTCAAATAGAGCATTAAACAGCAAAGAGAGAGAATCTCAGGCCCCGCCTGACAGCCAGACCTCTGAGCCTACCTCGAACATCACCCGCAGGATTCGAATCGCCCACAGATCAGCCACAGTTCAGGGGGGAAATGCGGCTGGACTTAAACCAACCCTGAATAAAGTGTTCAGCTTATCAGGGGGCAGTAGTAAGTCGAACTGGAGGGAGATGtatgaggagaggaagaagcagGCGAGGGGCAAAAGCATGCCCAG GTTTGGAATTCAGCTGGCAAACCCTCTATCGAACCAACAAAGCTCAACACAAGCAGAATCTGACACGACTCTGTCAGAGGGCTTCCACTGGGAGTCGTTCCCAAACAGTCCTTCAGCTGCACACTGGACTGGACTACCTCCTCCGCCCCAGGACACAGTATATAATGACTCTCGCACAGAAACCCAGTCAGCTCCTCAGGTGCAGGAGCCTTTGGAGCCTCAGGAAGGCTGCAGCAGGCAGACGGTCCACGCCGTCTCTGTGAAGATGGAGCAACGCTGTGAGGATGAGAACGGGGATTTGAGAGCCAGCAGTGGTGCCAGCAAGAGGAAACACAACATG TATGATGACGTTTCTGATAAGCAGTCAagtggaaaaaagaagaaaacaaagtcaaacacaG ACCAGGGCCAGATGGACCAGCTGTTGGCCGTGTCTCTGAGGGAGGATGAGCTGAGCCACTCGTTGCAGGATTTGGACAGGTCTCTGATCCAGGCCCGCAGTGCCCTGCAAGCTGCCTACACAGAGGTCCAAAGACTCCTGTTATTGAGACAGCAG TTTACTGCTGAGATCAACAGTCTGAGAGCCCAGCGCATTGAAATCCTGCAGGGGATGCAAG GAGGATACTCAGGAGCATCTACCATAACAGAGAGAGCCACCACCTCACCAGCAGGGGCACGACTCTCTCCCCTTCCTTCCTCTAGTGCCTTCCCCACTCAGCCATCACCCACAAACCCAGTATCTTCCATCAGCCCCCTTGCCCTGACAGCCATGCAAGTAAAGCAAGAAATCTTCCAACAGTCCGCAGCAGGACAGGCCAGTCAGTTTGCCAAAATGCTCCCCTGTAACTCTGAGACACCTCAGGTACCTGCGACCCAACCTGTGCCCTTGTTTCCCGCTGATTTGCTCCCctcactgctgctgccatcaaCAAGCTtagctgctccaacaactgctgtcACCTCTCTGAAACAACTCCAATCTGAGCCCTCTGTATCGCCAAATGTAAATCAGCAGACTGTGAGGTTAGCGAGCGAAGAAGCACAGCCAGCTGACAGTGATTCTGAGGAAGAGGCAGGAGGAAATCTCAGTACAGAGCAAGTTAAAGGAAAAGAGCCAGCAGCAGAGAAGTCTGACTCCACTTCAGCCCCCAAAAGAGGTCAGAATGcatctgctgcagcatcagaCGACGATGGAGGAAGTGAGAGCGATGCCTCTGTCAAAATGATGGAGCCCTCCAACCCGGTGGTCATTGATATCGATGAATCAGACAATGAGGACGCACCAGATGATCCAGTCCAACAAGAGCCCCCTGAGAAGTCTGTCAGTGTGGAATTTAATTCTTCAAGCACACAGGCGGTTCAGGATAATGATGCTGAGAG GAAAGTTCAGCCGACAGCTGTGCCAGTGAAGGATGCCAGTGTTCCTTTGG aggGTGTTGAGAATGAGGAGCCATCTGTGGGAGCTTTTTTGAATCACACGGGACCAGTCCACGGCCTCCAGGTTCACGAGGGTCGACTGTACACGTGTTCAGGGGACAACACGGCGCGGGCCTACGGTCTTATG AACAGGGAGTACCAGGCCGTGTTTGAAGGTCACACAAACAAAGTCAACTGTCTGCTGGTAGCATCGTTCCCAAACATGCCGGCGCGCCTCTACACCGGATCCAGTGATCAGACTATCCGCTGTTACAGCATAAAG ACCACGAAGTGTCTGGAGCAGATCACTCTATCGGACAGAGTGTTGTGTTTGCACACTGCCTGGAACATCCTGTTCGCTGGACTCGCCAATGGATCAGTGGCTAGCTATGACTTAAAG ACTCTGAAGCAGTTGGATGTGTTTGAGTGCCACGGCCCACGAGGTGTGAGCTGCCTGGGTACAGCACAGGAGGGCGCCCGCCGAGTCCTGCTGGTCGGCTCCTACGACAGCACCATCAGCGTACGAGACGCCAAGAGCGGCCTGCTGCTACGCACGCTGGAGGGTCACACCAAAACTGTACTCTGCATGAAG gTGGTGAATGACCTGGTCTTCAGTGGCTCCAGTGACACATCTGTTCATGCCCACAACATCCAC ACGGGCGAGCTGGTTCGTATCTACAAGGGTCACGGTCATGCCGTCACATCAATAGTCATCTTGGGGAAAGTGATGGTGACAGCCTGTCTGGATAAACTGGTCCGAGTTTACGAGCTCCAG TCCCATGACCGCCTGCAGGTGTACGGGGGTCACAATGACATGGTGATGTGCATGGCCATACACAAGAGTGTG ATCTACACAGGCTGCTATGATGGCAGTGTTCAAGCTGTGAAGCTCAACTTGATGAAGAACTACCGCTGCTGG TGGCAGAATTGCGCTCTGATCTTCGGCATGGCGGAGCATCTTTTGCAGCACCTCGTCAAAGACCACACCAACCTGAATCTGCAGTCTGTCAAATGCCGCTGGAGAGGCTGCAGCACTTTCTTTGGCAAGCAGCAGTGTGTTCGGCAG AAGCTGCCGGAGCACATGCAGAACCACGCGGAGAACGACAGTAAAGTGCAGCTTTGA
- the capn3b gene encoding calpain-3b isoform X4: MSSFPRPLSPIKRESSFSGSSLRSGARLRRQRTQSGLTKYSKTRKRKTRARANKEIEHDGIEGERKKKPKRKLLESEEETEEEKQFRAIYRQIAGEDMQVCANELKMIMRNVLSKHNDIKTEGFSLETCRSMIALMDTDGTGKLNLQEFKHLWKKIKEWQLIFKRYDKDKSGSISSFEMRNAVKNAGFNLNRQLYDIIAMRYADEQLNIDFDSYICCFVRLEGMFRAFNAFDKDGDGVIKLNVLEWLQLTLYS, translated from the exons ATGTCATCATTCCCACGACCTTTGAGCCCCATCAAGAGGGAGAGTTCATTCTCAGGGTCTTCTCTGAGAAGCGGAGCACGTCTGA GGAGACAGAGAACTCAATCGGGTCTAACCAAATACAG caagacaagaaaaagaaagacaag AGCACGAGCCAACAAAGAAATTGAGCATGACGGCATCGAGGGGGAAAGGAAAAAGAAACCAAAG CGAAAACTGCTCGAATCTGAGGAGGAGactgaagaggaaaaacagttcAGAGCCATTTACAGGCAGATTGCTGGTGAG GACATGCAGGTCTGTGCAAATGAGCTCAAGATGATCATGAGGAACGTACTCTCCAAAC ATAACGATATAAAGACAGAGGGTTTCAGCCTTGAGACATGTCGGAGTATGATCGCCTTGATGGAT ACTGATGGGACGGGAAAGCTGAACCTGCAGGAGTTCAAACATTTGTGGAAAAAGATCAAGGAGTGGCAG CTGATCTTCAAACGTTACGATAAAGACAAATCTGGCTCCATCAGTAGTTTTGAGATGAGGAACGCTGTTAAAAATGCAG GGTTTAACCTCAACAGACAGCTGTATGACATCATAGCCATGCGCTACGCAGACGAACAGCTCAACATCGACTTTGACAGCTACATCTGCTGTTTTGTGAGACTAGAGGGCATGTTCA GAGCTTTTAATGCCTTTGACAAAGACGGAGATGGAGTAATCAAGCTCAACGTCCTGGAG TGGCTTCAGCTCACCTTGTATTCTTAA
- the capn3b gene encoding calpain-3b isoform X5: MSSFPRPLSPIKRESSFSGSSLRSGARLRRQRTQSGLTKYRARANKEIEHDGIEGERKKKPKRKLLESEEETEEEKQFRAIYRQIAGEDMQVCANELKMIMRNVLSKHNDIKTEGFSLETCRSMIALMDTDGTGKLNLQEFKHLWKKIKEWQLIFKRYDKDKSGSISSFEMRNAVKNAGFNLNRQLYDIIAMRYADEQLNIDFDSYICCFVRLEGMFRAFNAFDKDGDGVIKLNVLEWLQLTLYS; encoded by the exons ATGTCATCATTCCCACGACCTTTGAGCCCCATCAAGAGGGAGAGTTCATTCTCAGGGTCTTCTCTGAGAAGCGGAGCACGTCTGA GGAGACAGAGAACTCAATCGGGTCTAACCAAATACAG AGCACGAGCCAACAAAGAAATTGAGCATGACGGCATCGAGGGGGAAAGGAAAAAGAAACCAAAG CGAAAACTGCTCGAATCTGAGGAGGAGactgaagaggaaaaacagttcAGAGCCATTTACAGGCAGATTGCTGGTGAG GACATGCAGGTCTGTGCAAATGAGCTCAAGATGATCATGAGGAACGTACTCTCCAAAC ATAACGATATAAAGACAGAGGGTTTCAGCCTTGAGACATGTCGGAGTATGATCGCCTTGATGGAT ACTGATGGGACGGGAAAGCTGAACCTGCAGGAGTTCAAACATTTGTGGAAAAAGATCAAGGAGTGGCAG CTGATCTTCAAACGTTACGATAAAGACAAATCTGGCTCCATCAGTAGTTTTGAGATGAGGAACGCTGTTAAAAATGCAG GGTTTAACCTCAACAGACAGCTGTATGACATCATAGCCATGCGCTACGCAGACGAACAGCTCAACATCGACTTTGACAGCTACATCTGCTGTTTTGTGAGACTAGAGGGCATGTTCA GAGCTTTTAATGCCTTTGACAAAGACGGAGATGGAGTAATCAAGCTCAACGTCCTGGAG TGGCTTCAGCTCACCTTGTATTCTTAA
- the churc1 gene encoding protein Churchill — translation MCNGCVQKEYPDRGNTCLENGSYLMNYLGCANCHQRDFVLISNKATEDDDGEEIVTYDHVCKNCDHVIARHEYTFSVVDEYQEYTMLCMLCGKAEDSISVLPDDPRQSAPLF, via the exons atgtgCAACGGCTGCGTGCAGAAAGAATACCCGGACCGG GGCAACACCTGTCTGGAGAATGGCTCCTACCTGATGAACTACCTGGGCTGTGCCAACTGCCACCAGAGGGACTTTGTGCTGATCAGCAATAAAGCcacagaggatgatgatggagaGGAGATCGTCACATATGACC ATGTCTGCAAAAACTGTGACCACGTCATCGCCAGGCACGAATACACTTTCTCTGTTGTTGATGAATACCAG GAGTACACTATGCTCTGCATGCTGTGTGGAAAGGCAGAGGACTCCATCAGTGTGTTACCAGATGACCCCAGACAGTCTGCGCCTCTCTTCTAG
- the capn3b gene encoding calpain-3b isoform X3 translates to MPMLERNMCGKDQHLQKDFFLYTASKVKCKTYINLREVTERFHLPPGEYVIIPTTFEPHQEGEFILRVFSEKRSTSEETENSIGSNQIQQDKKKKDKPIVFVSDRARANKEIEHDGIEGERKKKPKRKLLESEEETEEEKQFRAIYRQIAGEDMQVCANELKMIMRNVLSKHNDIKTEGFSLETCRSMIALMDTDGTGKLNLQEFKHLWKKIKEWQLIFKRYDKDKSGSISSFEMRNAVKNAGFNLNRQLYDIIAMRYADEQLNIDFDSYICCFVRLEGMFRAFNAFDKDGDGVIKLNVLEWLQLTLYS, encoded by the exons ATGCCCATGTTGGAGAGGAAC ATGTGTGGAAAAGATCAACACCTGCAGAAGGACTTCTTCCTGTACACAGCCTCCAAAGTGAAATGCAAGACCTACATTAATCTGCGGGAGGTGACGGAGCGCTTCCATCTACCCCCAGGAGAGTATGTCATCATTCCCACGACCTTTGAGCCCCATCAAGAGGGAGAGTTCATTCTCAGGGTCTTCTCTGAGAAGCGGAGCACGTCTGA GGAGACAGAGAACTCAATCGGGTCTAACCAAATACAG caagacaagaaaaagaaagacaag CCTATTGTATTTGTGTCAGACAGAGCACGAGCCAACAAAGAAATTGAGCATGACGGCATCGAGGGGGAAAGGAAAAAGAAACCAAAG CGAAAACTGCTCGAATCTGAGGAGGAGactgaagaggaaaaacagttcAGAGCCATTTACAGGCAGATTGCTGGTGAG GACATGCAGGTCTGTGCAAATGAGCTCAAGATGATCATGAGGAACGTACTCTCCAAAC ATAACGATATAAAGACAGAGGGTTTCAGCCTTGAGACATGTCGGAGTATGATCGCCTTGATGGAT ACTGATGGGACGGGAAAGCTGAACCTGCAGGAGTTCAAACATTTGTGGAAAAAGATCAAGGAGTGGCAG CTGATCTTCAAACGTTACGATAAAGACAAATCTGGCTCCATCAGTAGTTTTGAGATGAGGAACGCTGTTAAAAATGCAG GGTTTAACCTCAACAGACAGCTGTATGACATCATAGCCATGCGCTACGCAGACGAACAGCTCAACATCGACTTTGACAGCTACATCTGCTGTTTTGTGAGACTAGAGGGCATGTTCA GAGCTTTTAATGCCTTTGACAAAGACGGAGATGGAGTAATCAAGCTCAACGTCCTGGAG TGGCTTCAGCTCACCTTGTATTCTTAA